CCGTTTTAATCTGTGAAAGCGCAGAAAAGATAGTTTAATAATAATGAGGTACTGATAAAGATTGCTGATTTTCAGCTATGGAATTTAAAGTGCCCGGGACTATGGAAAATTAATTGACTTTGAGGCTTGAAGGATTAAATTACCCAGGGTTCAGCGATCCTCAGATTGTGTTATCTAGTAAAGTAAATCCACTTGAAGGGTTAAATCATGATGCCGCGGTTCAGTTCAATGTAGTTCGCGATAAGACATCTTCAAGCTCGCCTTCAAGCTCACAGCCCTTGTGTCTGCCGGAACAATACAACGGGCTGGGGTATCAAAACCTTATTTCTATGGTGTTTAATCTCATTCGTTTCAGAGATGAATGGATGAGGGTTGGAAAGGCTGGCAAGAGAGGAAGTAAAACCGATGGCTTTATCGAGCCGCTTCACCTCGTGCTCATTGAAGAGCCCGAGGCTCATCTTCATGCCCAAGTGCAGCAGGTTTTCATTAAGAAAGCTTATAGAGTATTGCGAAATCACACAAACTTGGGTGAAAAGAAACAGTTCAACACGCAGATGTTTGTAAGCACCCATTCCAGTCACATTGCCCATGAAATCGACTTTACCTGCTTGCGCTATTTTCGAAAAACGCCAGCCGTATGTGGCAGCGATGTCCCATGTGCAACAGTGGTAAACCTGACAACAATTTTTGGCAGAGATACAGACACATCGAAATTTGCAACACGGTATCTCAAAACAACCCACTGCGATCTGTTTTTCGCTGATGCCGCAATCTTGGTAGAGGGACCTGCAGAAAGAATGCTTATCCCACATT
The genomic region above belongs to Nitrospirota bacterium and contains:
- a CDS encoding AAA family ATPase — protein: MRLEGLNYPGFSDPQIVLSSKVNPLEGLNHDAAVQFNVVRDKTSSSSPSSSQPLCLPEQYNGLGYQNLISMVFNLIRFRDEWMRVGKAGKRGSKTDGFIEPLHLVLIEEPEAHLHAQVQQVFIKKAYRVLRNHTNLGEKKQFNTQMFVSTHSSHIAHEIDFTCLRYFRKTPAVCGSDVPCATVVNLTTIFGRDTDTSKFATRYLKTTHCDLFFADAAILVEGPAERMLIPHFIRYKFPELDRSYISLLEIGGSHAHRLKPLLESLGVLTLVVTDLDSIGENTSGKVFPEKGQNYRTGNYTLKEWAPCKTQLDDVLNATKEDKVTSDGRVRVTYQCALPVTYKVGTVETAIPYTFEDALVLSNLDFFKNKPGSNGLIKKMVDAVVKPTLGEACSDMFNALKDGKKAEMALNLLYTTEPSELQPPEYINEGLEWLKDKLGLINRDLIDQNAVDGGKA